A single window of Actinoallomurus bryophytorum DNA harbors:
- a CDS encoding RidA family protein: protein MIERINPPELGRPSGFSHAVVTDAHRMVFLAGQTALDADGRIVGDGVVGQFEQALSNVLTALAAAGGSPPDLVGMTVYIVDMDDYRAHAREIGAVWRRLAGTDYPAMAGIGVSRLWDAEALVEVQGVAALTR, encoded by the coding sequence ATGATCGAGAGGATCAATCCGCCGGAGCTGGGACGTCCCTCCGGCTTCTCGCACGCGGTCGTCACAGACGCGCACCGGATGGTGTTCCTGGCCGGGCAGACCGCGCTGGACGCGGACGGCCGGATCGTCGGCGACGGCGTCGTCGGGCAGTTCGAGCAGGCCCTGAGCAACGTGCTCACCGCGCTCGCCGCGGCGGGAGGGAGCCCACCCGACCTGGTCGGCATGACCGTCTACATCGTCGACATGGACGACTACCGCGCGCACGCCAGGGAGATCGGCGCCGTGTGGCGCAGGCTCGCCGGCACGGACTACCCGGCGATGGCCGGTATCGGCGTGAGCCGTCTGTGGGATGCCGAGGCGCTGGTCGAGGTGCAGGGCGTCGCCGCGCTCACCCGGTGA
- a CDS encoding AMP-binding protein: protein MPLSPSAHVDTFCRDRLPPVDQWPELHFDLPELTYPERLNCAEELLDASVRRFGADRPCLRTPSETWTYGDLLRRVDQLAWVLVEDHGLVPGNRVLLRGPNNPWLVAAWLAVLKAGGVVVTTMPLLRPVEIAALVEITEPDLAICDHRFTEDLATAAPALPLLVYGGELEARCAAKPAPFPAVPTAADDVALLAPTSGTTGRPKATMHFHRDVIAIADTFSARVVAPRPDDVFTGTPPIGFTFGLGGLVVFPLRAGASSLLLERASASELADAIAAHGVTALFTAPTAYRAMLAAGKAPALTGLRRCVSAGEHLPPAVWDEFHRATGIRIIDGIGGTEMLHVFISAADDDIRPGSTGRVVPGYRAAVLDEEGSPVPDGVPGRLAVTGPTGCRYLSGDRQQAYSQGGWNITGDTYIRDADGYYWFQARSDDMIISAGYNIAGPEVEQALLGHPDVMETAVVAAPDLDRGSVVQAFVVLRDGVTGDAAKVAELQSHVKAVIAPYKYPRRIEFAASLPKTASGKLQRYRLRDLAAGLT from the coding sequence ATGCCGCTCTCCCCCTCGGCACACGTCGACACCTTCTGCCGTGATCGCCTTCCCCCCGTCGATCAGTGGCCGGAGCTGCACTTCGACCTGCCCGAGCTGACCTATCCCGAGCGGCTGAACTGCGCCGAGGAGCTGCTGGACGCGTCGGTGCGCCGCTTCGGCGCCGACCGCCCGTGCCTGCGTACGCCGTCGGAGACCTGGACGTACGGTGACCTGCTGCGGCGGGTGGACCAGCTCGCGTGGGTGCTGGTCGAGGACCACGGCCTGGTGCCGGGGAACCGCGTGCTGCTCCGCGGCCCGAACAACCCGTGGCTGGTCGCGGCGTGGCTGGCCGTGCTCAAGGCCGGCGGGGTCGTGGTGACCACGATGCCGCTGCTGCGGCCGGTGGAGATCGCCGCGCTGGTCGAGATCACCGAGCCGGACCTCGCCATCTGCGACCACCGGTTCACCGAGGACCTGGCGACCGCGGCGCCCGCGCTTCCCCTCCTGGTGTACGGCGGGGAGCTGGAGGCGCGGTGCGCCGCGAAACCCGCGCCGTTCCCCGCGGTCCCGACCGCCGCCGACGACGTCGCCCTCCTGGCCCCCACCTCCGGCACCACCGGGCGGCCCAAGGCCACCATGCACTTCCACCGCGACGTGATCGCCATCGCCGACACGTTCTCCGCCCGGGTGGTCGCGCCGCGACCGGACGACGTCTTCACCGGCACGCCGCCCATCGGCTTCACCTTCGGCCTCGGCGGGCTCGTGGTCTTCCCGCTGCGGGCCGGCGCGTCCTCGCTGCTCCTGGAGCGGGCGAGCGCCTCCGAGCTCGCCGACGCGATCGCCGCACACGGGGTGACCGCGCTGTTCACCGCGCCGACCGCGTACCGGGCGATGCTGGCGGCGGGGAAGGCACCCGCACTCACCGGGCTGCGGCGCTGTGTGTCGGCCGGCGAGCACCTTCCGCCTGCCGTATGGGACGAGTTCCACCGCGCCACCGGGATCCGGATCATCGACGGGATCGGCGGCACCGAGATGCTGCACGTGTTCATCTCCGCCGCCGACGACGACATCCGGCCGGGCTCGACCGGCCGGGTGGTGCCGGGCTACCGGGCCGCCGTGCTCGACGAGGAGGGCTCGCCGGTGCCCGACGGCGTGCCCGGCCGGCTGGCCGTCACCGGGCCGACCGGCTGCCGCTACCTGTCCGGCGACCGCCAGCAGGCGTACTCCCAGGGCGGCTGGAACATCACCGGTGACACCTACATCCGCGACGCCGACGGCTACTACTGGTTCCAGGCCCGCAGCGACGACATGATCATCTCGGCCGGGTACAACATCGCCGGCCCGGAGGTGGAGCAGGCGCTGCTCGGCCACCCCGATGTCATGGAGACGGCCGTGGTCGCGGCGCCGGACCTCGATCGCGGCTCGGTCGTCCAGGCGTTCGTCGTCCTGCGCGACGGAGTGACCGGCGACGCGGCCAAGGTCGCCGAGCTGCAGTCCCACGTGAAGGCGGTCATCGCGCCGTACAAGTACCCGCGCCGGATCGAGTTCGCCGCGTCGCTGCCGAAGACGGCCAGCGGCAAGCTCCAGCGCTACCGCCTCCGCGATCTCGCCGCCGGCTTGACCTAG
- a CDS encoding SDR family NAD(P)-dependent oxidoreductase encodes MTARTCLVTGAGRGIGGVIAARLSADGHRVALNARGREGLEAVAGTLPGPSLAVPGDVTDPAAVDEVFGAVEREWGPVEVLVLNAGTGVSAPLARTTDEDWQHMLDLNLTAPFRFLRRAVPAMTERGWGRVVVIASVAAKRGAPYISAYAAAKHGVLGLVRSAAAELAGTGVTVNAICPGYVDTPMTGHTVAGIAAKTGRTEEQARAALVRQQPIGRLITTGEVADAVDLCVRSAAITGQGINVDGGAVQS; translated from the coding sequence ATGACAGCCAGAACGTGCTTGGTCACCGGAGCCGGTCGCGGCATCGGCGGCGTCATCGCGGCCCGGCTCTCCGCCGACGGGCACCGGGTCGCGCTCAACGCCCGTGGCCGCGAGGGGCTCGAGGCCGTCGCCGGGACGCTGCCGGGCCCGTCGCTGGCCGTGCCCGGCGACGTCACCGACCCGGCCGCCGTGGACGAGGTGTTCGGGGCCGTCGAACGCGAGTGGGGGCCGGTCGAGGTGCTCGTGCTGAACGCGGGCACCGGTGTCTCGGCGCCGCTCGCCCGTACGACCGACGAGGACTGGCAGCACATGCTCGACCTCAACCTCACCGCGCCGTTCCGGTTCCTGCGCCGCGCGGTGCCCGCGATGACCGAGCGAGGCTGGGGCCGCGTCGTGGTGATCGCGTCGGTCGCCGCCAAGCGTGGCGCGCCGTACATCAGCGCGTACGCCGCCGCCAAGCACGGCGTGCTGGGCCTCGTGCGTTCCGCCGCAGCGGAGCTGGCCGGCACCGGCGTCACCGTGAACGCGATCTGCCCCGGTTACGTGGACACGCCGATGACCGGGCACACGGTGGCCGGCATCGCCGCCAAGACGGGCCGTACGGAGGAGCAGGCGCGTGCGGCGCTGGTGAGGCAGCAGCCGATCGGCCGGCTGATCACGACCGGCGAGGTCGCGGACGCGGTCGACCTGTGCGTACGCAGCGCCGCCATCACGGGTCAGGGCATCAACGTCGACGGAGGTGCGGTGCAGTCATGA
- a CDS encoding bifunctional salicylyl-CoA 5-hydroxylase/oxidoreductase: MRIAVLGGGPGGLYFAALAKQLDSRHEITVWERNAPDDTFGFGVVFSDETLGGIEHADTEIFEAMRQEFARWDDIDVHYRDTVFTSGGHGFAAMSRKRLLGILQARCASLGITVHYRTEAPDVALLSEEHDLVVAADGVNSTARARYASTFEPRLETRRCKYIWLGTDLVFDAFKFHILDTPAGVMQIHGYPYGRDASTFILEVHDDVWRRAGFSTASGLAPGQSDERSIELIRSLCAEVLEGHQVFANNSRWTSFTAVRCETWHHGNVVLLGDAAHTAHFSIGSGTKLAMEDALALAACLHEQPGVREALTAYESERRPVVASTQRAAQASLEWFENIGQYTEQDPRQFAFNIVTRSRRVTYDNLRMRDPEFVADLDRWFATGLPDVRPPMFQPFRLGGLELANRVIVSPMDMYSARDGVPGDFHLVHLGGKALGGAGLVMTEMVCVSPEGRITPGCTGMYAPSHEDGWRRVVDFVHASTSAKIGLQLGHSGRKGSTRLMWEGIDQPLPEGNWEVCGPSAIPYSAVNQTPRSLSVDELAVIREQFVASARAGARAGFDLLELHCAHGYLLSSFLSPLTNRRTDAYGGSFAARLRYPLEVFDAVREVFPGPITVRISATDWYDGGIDAEDSVEIARAFAEHGAAGIDVSTGQVVSEETPAFGRSYQTPYADRIRNEIGRKYGTAVIAVGAISSYDDVNSIIMAGRADLCALGRTHLHDPQWTLHAAAEQGYAGPGARWPDPYAAGSRPPQGGRAEGPRPRLQLIREGTRKTAHARWRPSYPHPS, from the coding sequence GTGCGCATCGCGGTGCTCGGCGGCGGCCCCGGCGGCCTGTACTTCGCGGCCCTGGCCAAGCAGCTCGACTCCCGGCACGAGATCACCGTCTGGGAGCGCAACGCCCCGGACGACACGTTCGGCTTCGGCGTGGTCTTCTCCGACGAGACGCTCGGCGGCATCGAGCACGCCGACACCGAGATCTTCGAGGCCATGCGGCAGGAGTTCGCCCGGTGGGACGACATCGACGTGCACTACCGGGACACGGTGTTCACCTCCGGCGGCCACGGGTTCGCGGCGATGAGCCGCAAGCGGCTGCTCGGCATCCTCCAGGCCCGGTGCGCGAGTCTCGGGATCACCGTCCACTACCGCACCGAGGCCCCCGACGTGGCGCTGCTGTCGGAGGAGCACGACCTGGTGGTCGCGGCCGACGGGGTGAACTCCACGGCGCGCGCCCGGTACGCCTCGACGTTCGAGCCTCGCTTGGAGACGCGGCGCTGCAAGTACATCTGGCTGGGCACCGACCTGGTCTTCGACGCCTTCAAGTTCCACATCCTCGACACCCCGGCCGGGGTCATGCAGATCCACGGCTACCCGTACGGCCGCGACGCGAGCACCTTCATCCTGGAGGTCCACGACGACGTCTGGCGGCGTGCGGGCTTCAGCACCGCCTCGGGACTGGCCCCGGGCCAGAGCGACGAGCGGTCCATCGAGTTGATCCGCTCGCTGTGCGCCGAGGTGCTGGAGGGTCACCAGGTCTTCGCCAACAACTCCCGGTGGACGAGCTTCACGGCCGTACGCTGCGAGACCTGGCACCACGGCAACGTCGTACTGCTCGGTGACGCCGCGCACACCGCGCACTTCTCCATCGGGTCCGGCACGAAGCTCGCCATGGAGGACGCCCTGGCCCTGGCCGCCTGCCTGCACGAGCAGCCCGGCGTACGGGAGGCCCTGACCGCGTACGAGAGCGAGCGCCGGCCCGTGGTCGCCTCGACCCAGCGTGCCGCCCAGGCGAGCCTGGAGTGGTTCGAGAACATCGGCCAGTACACCGAGCAGGATCCGCGGCAGTTCGCGTTCAACATCGTCACGCGCAGCCGCCGCGTGACCTATGACAATCTGCGGATGCGCGACCCGGAGTTCGTCGCGGACCTGGACCGCTGGTTCGCGACGGGCCTGCCGGACGTACGGCCGCCGATGTTCCAGCCGTTCCGGCTGGGCGGGCTGGAGCTGGCCAACCGCGTGATCGTCTCCCCGATGGACATGTACTCCGCCCGTGACGGCGTGCCGGGCGACTTCCACCTCGTGCACCTGGGCGGCAAGGCGCTCGGCGGGGCCGGGCTGGTGATGACCGAGATGGTGTGCGTGTCGCCGGAAGGCCGGATCACGCCGGGCTGTACGGGCATGTACGCGCCGTCGCACGAGGACGGCTGGCGTCGCGTGGTGGACTTCGTGCACGCCTCGACGTCGGCGAAGATCGGCCTGCAACTAGGGCACTCCGGGCGTAAGGGCTCGACGCGGCTGATGTGGGAGGGCATCGACCAGCCGCTGCCGGAGGGCAACTGGGAGGTCTGCGGCCCCTCGGCGATCCCCTACTCGGCGGTGAACCAGACGCCGCGTTCGCTGAGCGTGGACGAGCTCGCCGTCATCCGCGAGCAGTTCGTCGCCTCGGCGCGGGCCGGGGCGCGTGCGGGCTTCGACCTGCTGGAGCTGCACTGCGCGCACGGCTACCTGCTGTCGTCGTTCCTGTCGCCGCTGACGAACCGGCGTACGGACGCCTATGGCGGCTCTTTCGCCGCCCGGCTCCGCTACCCGCTGGAGGTCTTCGACGCCGTACGCGAGGTCTTCCCTGGACCGATCACCGTACGGATCTCGGCGACCGACTGGTACGACGGCGGGATCGACGCGGAGGACTCCGTGGAGATCGCGCGGGCGTTCGCCGAGCACGGCGCCGCGGGCATCGACGTCTCGACCGGGCAGGTCGTCAGCGAGGAGACGCCGGCGTTCGGGCGCAGCTACCAGACCCCGTACGCCGACCGGATCCGGAACGAGATCGGCCGCAAGTACGGCACCGCGGTGATCGCGGTCGGCGCGATCTCCTCCTACGACGACGTGAACTCCATCATCATGGCCGGCCGCGCCGACCTGTGCGCACTCGGCCGTACGCACCTGCACGACCCGCAGTGGACCCTGCACGCGGCGGCCGAGCAGGGTTACGCGGGACCCGGCGCCCGGTGGCCGGACCCGTACGCCGCGGGCAGCCGCCCACCGCAGGGCGGCCGCGCCGAGGGCCCGCGACCGCGACTCCAGCTGATCCGCGAAGGCACCCGGAAGACGGCACACGCGCGCTGGCGACCGAGTTATCCACACCCGTCCTGA
- a CDS encoding proline iminopeptidase-family hydrolase: MTEGHVDFRGYRTWYRVTGSLDADKAPLVVVHGGPGCTHDYLDSLTGLADTGRAVIHYDQLGNGGSTHLPDKGADFWTVDLFTAELDNLVAELGIAGRYHVMGQSWGGMLAAEHAVTRPVGLRSVVIADSPASMELWLAAANGLREQLPADVQATLLRHEEAGTTDSEEYAAATRVFYDRHVCRIPWPEEVARTFAAMDEDPTVYHTMNGPSEFHVVGTLKDWTIIDRLDRVTAPALLISGRYDEATPEVVQPYADRIPDVRWQIFENSSHMPHVEEKDACLEAVAAFIAEHD, translated from the coding sequence GTGACCGAGGGACACGTTGATTTTCGCGGCTACCGGACGTGGTACCGCGTGACCGGATCGCTGGACGCGGACAAGGCCCCTCTCGTCGTGGTGCACGGTGGTCCCGGCTGCACGCACGACTACCTCGACTCCCTCACCGGCCTGGCCGACACGGGCCGGGCGGTCATCCACTACGACCAGCTCGGCAACGGCGGGTCCACGCACCTGCCCGACAAGGGCGCGGACTTCTGGACCGTCGACCTGTTCACGGCGGAGCTGGACAACCTCGTCGCCGAGCTGGGTATCGCCGGCCGGTACCACGTCATGGGCCAGTCCTGGGGCGGCATGCTCGCCGCCGAGCACGCCGTGACCCGGCCCGTGGGCCTGCGGTCCGTCGTGATCGCCGACTCGCCGGCCTCGATGGAGCTGTGGCTGGCCGCCGCCAACGGGCTGCGGGAACAGCTCCCCGCCGACGTACAGGCGACACTGCTGCGGCACGAGGAGGCCGGCACGACCGACTCGGAGGAGTACGCGGCGGCGACGCGTGTCTTCTACGACCGTCACGTCTGCCGGATCCCCTGGCCGGAGGAGGTGGCGCGGACGTTCGCGGCGATGGACGAGGACCCGACCGTCTACCACACGATGAACGGACCCAGCGAGTTCCACGTGGTCGGGACGCTGAAGGACTGGACCATCATCGACCGGCTCGACCGCGTCACGGCGCCCGCGCTCCTGATCTCCGGAAGGTACGACGAGGCGACGCCCGAGGTGGTCCAGCCGTACGCCGACCGCATCCCCGACGTGCGGTGGCAGATCTTCGAGAACTCCAGCCACATGCCCCATGTGGAGGAGAAGGACGCCTGCCTGGAGGCCGTCGCCGCCTTCATCGCCGAGCACGACTGA
- a CDS encoding aldo/keto reductase, producing the protein MRYRTIGLSPATRREVSVLSLGAMRFGTTTDEATSFAILDRYVEAGGTFVDTANNYAYWVNGTQGGESEALLGRWRRDRGIGDEVVIATKLGGRPAAPAGSLSRDIEGLSAKVIRESSERSRERLGMDRLDLLYAHVEDPSVPLQETVEAFGELVAEGAVGLLGASNHWSWRVERARHLAEAAGLAGYEVLQYHHTYLRQRTDLPTLRSPDGDLGVTSGDLLAYLRDDPGLTMVAYSPLLTGSYVREDRPLGPEFDHPGTPSRRAALKTVAEQTGATANQVVLAWLMGGEVPVLPLVGASSVAQLEESLAAVDLELTPEQRATLDTAR; encoded by the coding sequence ATGCGCTACCGCACGATCGGCCTGAGCCCGGCGACGCGTCGCGAGGTCAGCGTGCTGAGCCTGGGCGCCATGCGCTTCGGCACGACCACCGACGAGGCGACCTCGTTCGCGATCCTGGACCGGTACGTCGAGGCCGGCGGCACGTTCGTCGACACCGCCAACAACTACGCGTACTGGGTGAACGGCACGCAGGGCGGAGAGAGCGAGGCGCTGCTCGGCCGCTGGCGCCGCGACCGCGGGATCGGCGACGAGGTCGTCATCGCCACCAAGCTCGGCGGGCGGCCGGCCGCCCCAGCCGGTTCCCTCAGCCGCGACATCGAGGGACTCTCGGCGAAGGTCATCAGGGAGTCCTCCGAGCGCAGTCGCGAACGTCTGGGGATGGACCGGCTCGACCTGCTGTACGCGCACGTCGAGGACCCCTCGGTGCCGCTGCAGGAGACCGTCGAGGCGTTCGGCGAGCTGGTGGCCGAGGGCGCGGTCGGCCTGCTCGGCGCGAGCAACCACTGGTCCTGGCGGGTCGAGCGGGCCCGGCACCTCGCCGAGGCTGCCGGCCTGGCGGGCTATGAGGTTTTGCAGTACCACCACACGTACCTGCGCCAGCGGACCGACCTGCCGACCCTGCGGTCACCGGACGGCGACCTCGGTGTGACCTCCGGGGACCTGCTCGCCTACCTGCGCGACGACCCCGGGCTCACCATGGTCGCCTACTCCCCGCTGCTCACCGGGTCCTACGTACGCGAGGACCGGCCGCTGGGCCCGGAGTTCGACCATCCCGGTACGCCCTCGCGTCGCGCCGCGCTGAAGACGGTGGCCGAACAGACCGGCGCCACCGCCAACCAGGTCGTGCTGGCCTGGCTGATGGGCGGCGAGGTGCCGGTACTCCCGCTGGTCGGCGCCTCCTCCGTGGCGCAACTGGAGGAGAGCCTGGCGGCGGTGGACCTGGAGCTGACGCCGGAACAGCGTGCCACTCTGGACACGGCCCGCTGA
- a CDS encoding YciI family protein: MAKYLLLIHGDEREWAAMSAQERQELDEGHRAFVAAAGAAVLDARELEPASVATTLRADPAGRPTATDGPFLETKEAVGGYYLVEAGDLDEVMGLAARLYEASAGHSGVEIRPVVDHG, translated from the coding sequence ATGGCGAAGTATCTGCTCCTCATCCACGGCGACGAGCGGGAGTGGGCCGCGATGTCCGCTCAGGAGCGGCAGGAGCTCGACGAGGGTCATCGCGCCTTCGTCGCGGCGGCCGGGGCGGCGGTCCTCGACGCCCGGGAGCTGGAGCCGGCGAGCGTGGCGACCACGCTGCGCGCGGACCCCGCGGGCCGGCCCACCGCGACGGACGGACCGTTCCTCGAGACCAAGGAGGCGGTGGGCGGCTATTACCTGGTCGAAGCCGGCGACCTCGACGAGGTGATGGGGCTGGCCGCACGGCTGTACGAGGCCTCTGCCGGCCACAGCGGAGTGGAGATCCGCCCGGTCGTGGATCACGGATGA
- a CDS encoding enoyl-CoA hydratase family protein: MSPYRGSVPLTEDWRHFRLERADGVATVTLDRPDKLNALTFEAYADLRDLLAELPQRGDTRVLVLRGEGRAFCSGGDVNEIIGETLKMGSRELLEFTRMTGEVIRAMRECPIPIIVALHGMAAGAGSVIALAADFRVATPAARFAFLFTKVGLSGADMGAAYLLPRLVGLGHATRLLMLGDTIGAEEAERIGLISSLVEDLDGAVGELAARLASGPAQAYAQTKSLLTREQDMSLSGALELDAMTQALLMNGQDYAEFHAAFNAGRQPRWQGR; encoded by the coding sequence ATGAGTCCGTACCGCGGATCCGTTCCGCTGACCGAGGACTGGCGGCACTTCCGGCTCGAGCGGGCGGACGGCGTCGCGACCGTGACCCTCGACCGCCCGGACAAGCTCAACGCGCTGACCTTCGAGGCGTACGCCGACCTGCGCGACCTGCTCGCCGAGCTGCCGCAGCGCGGTGACACGCGCGTCCTGGTGCTGCGCGGCGAGGGGCGGGCGTTCTGTTCGGGCGGCGACGTCAACGAGATCATCGGCGAGACGCTGAAGATGGGCTCGCGTGAACTGCTGGAGTTCACCCGGATGACCGGCGAGGTCATCCGCGCGATGCGGGAGTGCCCGATCCCCATCATCGTCGCCCTGCACGGCATGGCCGCGGGCGCCGGTTCGGTCATCGCGCTGGCCGCCGACTTCCGCGTCGCGACCCCTGCCGCGCGCTTCGCGTTCCTGTTCACCAAGGTCGGGCTCTCCGGCGCGGACATGGGCGCCGCCTACCTCCTGCCCCGGCTGGTCGGACTAGGCCACGCGACCCGGCTGCTGATGCTCGGTGACACCATCGGCGCCGAGGAGGCCGAGCGCATCGGCCTGATCAGCAGCCTGGTCGAGGACCTGGACGGCGCCGTCGGCGAGCTGGCGGCACGCCTGGCGAGCGGCCCCGCCCAGGCGTACGCGCAGACCAAGTCACTGCTCACCCGCGAACAGGACATGAGCCTGTCCGGCGCACTGGAGCTCGACGCGATGACCCAGGCACTGCTGATGAACGGCCAGGACTACGCGGAGTTCCACGCTGCGTTCAACGCAGGACGCCAGCCCCGCTGGCAGGGCCGCTAG
- a CDS encoding RNA polymerase sigma factor, translated as MSDEVVAAVADAHRREWARVFATTAHLTRDLDLAEECVQEAYAQALRSWASSGVPDRPGAWLTTAARNQARDVLRRQAVLQRALPRLVADESVPGPEDALDDDRLRLVFTCCHPALSRDAQIAVTLRLVCGLSTAEVARAFLVPESTMAARVTRAKKKITVARIPYRVPSPDQLAERVGAVLEVVHLIFTTGHTAPVGARLVRRDLVDCALGLARMLHLLMPNDAEISALLALMLLIDARTGTRLSATGRLLLLSEQDRTRWDSRLIDEGIGLLTDALRRRPPTRYAVEAAIAAVHAEAPTWRHTDWTEIVGLYDVLLQLWPSPVVELNRAVAVGLRDGPQAGLDALTPLSADPALAGYGYLSAARADFLRQLHQWTQAAEAYEEALILSDNDVERDFLTGRLGEVRLHL; from the coding sequence ATGAGTGATGAGGTCGTCGCGGCGGTCGCGGATGCGCACCGCCGCGAATGGGCCCGGGTGTTCGCCACCACCGCTCACCTGACCAGGGACCTCGACCTGGCCGAGGAGTGCGTACAGGAGGCGTACGCGCAGGCGTTGCGGAGCTGGGCGTCCTCGGGCGTGCCCGATCGCCCCGGTGCCTGGCTGACGACCGCCGCGCGCAACCAGGCCCGTGATGTGCTGCGCCGCCAGGCGGTGCTCCAGCGGGCACTGCCGCGGCTCGTCGCGGACGAGTCGGTGCCCGGCCCCGAAGACGCCCTCGATGACGACCGCCTGCGGCTCGTCTTCACCTGCTGTCACCCCGCTCTGTCCCGCGACGCCCAGATCGCCGTGACGCTGCGACTGGTGTGCGGGCTGTCGACGGCCGAGGTGGCCCGCGCGTTCCTGGTGCCGGAGTCCACCATGGCCGCGCGGGTCACCCGGGCCAAGAAGAAGATCACCGTGGCCCGGATCCCGTACCGCGTGCCGTCGCCGGACCAGCTCGCCGAACGCGTCGGCGCCGTCCTCGAGGTCGTACACCTGATCTTCACCACCGGCCACACCGCGCCGGTCGGCGCGCGTCTTGTCCGCCGGGACCTGGTGGACTGCGCACTGGGCCTGGCGCGCATGCTGCACCTGCTCATGCCGAATGACGCCGAGATCAGCGCGCTACTCGCACTCATGCTGCTCATCGACGCTCGCACGGGTACTCGACTGTCCGCCACCGGACGGCTCCTGCTGCTCTCGGAGCAGGACCGCACGCGCTGGGACTCCCGGCTGATCGACGAGGGGATCGGCCTGCTGACCGACGCGCTGCGCCGCCGACCGCCGACGAGGTACGCCGTCGAGGCCGCGATCGCCGCGGTGCATGCCGAGGCACCGACGTGGCGGCACACCGACTGGACAGAGATCGTCGGGCTCTACGACGTCCTGCTCCAGCTGTGGCCCTCACCGGTGGTCGAGCTCAACCGCGCCGTGGCCGTAGGCCTGCGGGACGGCCCGCAGGCCGGCCTCGACGCGCTGACGCCGCTGTCCGCCGATCCGGCGCTGGCCGGCTACGGCTACCTCAGCGCCGCCCGCGCCGACTTCCTGCGGCAGCTGCACCAGTGGACACAGGCGGCCGAGGCGTACGAGGAAGCCTTGATCCTCAGCGACAACGACGTCGAACGCGACTTCCTCACCGGGCGGCTCGGCGAGGTCCGGCTCCACCTATGA
- a CDS encoding acetamidase/formamidase family protein: protein MHVKRTETHATWDRDIAPIATITPGDEITVETADAGDGQLHAGSTAADVPGLDFGRVNPVTGPFAIEGARPGDALVIDILEISVGSWGWTASIPGFGLLAEDFPDPYLRISTIADGRAELLPGVSVPVVPMIGTIGVAPPEPGPHPMVPPSRWGGNLDVRHIGPGARLVLPVGVDGALLSLGDAHAAMGDGEVAGTGVETEAVVRLRVEVLPGEAPGTPIIETHPRTHRTGAALATTGVGPDLMEAAKEATRALVREVVRRTGLSAADAYLLASVAADLKISEVVDMPNWVVSAHLELDYLG, encoded by the coding sequence ATGCACGTCAAGCGCACCGAGACGCACGCCACCTGGGACCGGGACATCGCCCCGATCGCCACGATCACCCCCGGCGACGAGATCACCGTCGAGACGGCCGACGCCGGCGACGGCCAGCTGCACGCCGGCTCGACCGCCGCCGACGTGCCCGGCCTCGACTTCGGCCGGGTCAACCCGGTCACCGGCCCGTTCGCGATCGAGGGCGCGCGGCCGGGCGACGCGCTGGTCATCGACATCCTGGAGATCTCGGTCGGGTCGTGGGGCTGGACCGCCAGCATCCCCGGCTTCGGCCTGCTCGCCGAGGACTTCCCCGACCCGTACCTGCGCATCTCCACGATCGCCGACGGTCGCGCCGAGCTGCTGCCGGGCGTGTCCGTACCGGTCGTGCCGATGATCGGCACCATCGGCGTCGCACCGCCCGAGCCCGGCCCGCACCCGATGGTCCCGCCGAGCCGCTGGGGCGGGAACCTCGACGTCCGCCACATCGGCCCCGGAGCGCGGCTCGTGCTCCCGGTCGGCGTCGACGGCGCGCTGCTCTCCCTGGGAGACGCGCACGCCGCGATGGGCGACGGCGAGGTCGCCGGCACCGGCGTGGAGACCGAGGCGGTCGTGCGGCTGCGCGTCGAGGTGCTCCCCGGCGAGGCGCCGGGCACGCCGATCATCGAGACGCACCCGCGTACCCACCGCACCGGCGCCGCACTGGCGACGACCGGCGTCGGCCCGGACCTGATGGAGGCGGCGAAGGAGGCCACCCGTGCCCTCGTACGTGAGGTCGTACGGCGCACGGGCCTGTCCGCCGCCGACGCGTACCTGCTGGCCAGCGTCGCCGCCGACCTGAAGATTTCCGAAGTGGTCGACATGCCCAACTGGGTGGTGTCCGCGCACCTGGAGCTCGACTACCTGGGCTAG